One Desulfuromonadales bacterium DNA window includes the following coding sequences:
- a CDS encoding VOC family protein: MTPTKSPRDESGRAAFGPIDPGVTIGHVHLKVADLPRALDFYCGVLGFELTQRLGSEAAFVSAGGYHHHLGLNTWESRGGSPPPSGTTGLYHVAIRYPTRAALADALRRLETARIPLEGAADHGVSEALYLRDPDGNGLELYWDRPQESWPRTADGRMAMGTERLDLEGLRRQVPAS; this comes from the coding sequence ATGACTCCGACCAAATCCCCCCGTGACGAGAGCGGGAGGGCGGCCTTCGGACCCATCGACCCCGGCGTCACCATCGGACACGTCCACCTCAAGGTTGCAGACCTGCCCCGGGCGCTCGACTTCTACTGCGGCGTGCTCGGGTTCGAGTTGACCCAGCGTCTGGGGAGCGAGGCCGCCTTCGTTTCGGCAGGCGGCTACCATCATCACCTCGGTCTCAACACCTGGGAGAGCCGTGGCGGTTCCCCGCCCCCTTCCGGAACGACGGGGCTCTACCATGTCGCCATCCGCTACCCGACCCGCGCCGCCCTGGCCGACGCCCTGCGCCGTCTGGAGACCGCCCGGATCCCCCTCGAAGGCGCCGCCGACCATGGAGTCAGCGAGGCCCTCTACCTGCGCGACCCGGACGGCAACGGCCTGGAGCTGTACTGGGACCGACCGCAGGAGAGCTGGCCGCGCACGGCGGACGGCCGGATGGCGATGGGTACCGAACGCCTCGACCTGGAAGGACTGCGCCGCCAGGTGCCGGCATCATGA
- the elbB gene encoding isoprenoid biosynthesis glyoxalase ElbB yields the protein MAKKKIGVVLSGCGVYDGSEIHEAVITLLAIDRAGAEAVCMAPDMEQMHVVNHLTGEVAGGEKRNVLVESARIARGKIRNIKEVKAGDVDALIFPGGFGAAKNLCDFAVKGAECSAHPEVARLVREVVQAQKPLAAVCIAPALVSRVLGNEKLAHQLTIGTDAGTAQALEKMGSVHVACPVHEFVVDKKNKLVSTPAYMLAGRISEAAEGIEKTVKALLEMA from the coding sequence ATGGCGAAGAAGAAGATCGGCGTTGTCCTTTCCGGCTGCGGCGTCTATGACGGCAGCGAAATCCACGAGGCGGTCATCACCCTGCTGGCCATCGACCGGGCCGGCGCCGAGGCGGTCTGCATGGCTCCCGACATGGAGCAGATGCATGTGGTCAATCACCTCACCGGCGAGGTCGCCGGCGGCGAGAAACGCAACGTGCTGGTCGAATCGGCCCGCATCGCCCGCGGCAAGATCAGAAACATCAAGGAGGTCAAGGCCGGCGATGTCGACGCCCTGATCTTCCCCGGCGGCTTCGGCGCCGCCAAGAACCTCTGCGACTTCGCCGTCAAGGGGGCCGAATGCAGTGCCCACCCCGAAGTGGCCCGCCTGGTGCGGGAGGTGGTCCAGGCACAAAAACCGCTGGCCGCCGTCTGCATCGCCCCGGCCCTGGTTTCCCGGGTGCTCGGCAACGAGAAGCTGGCCCACCAGTTGACCATCGGCACCGATGCGGGGACGGCCCAGGCGCTGGAGAAGATGGGGAGCGTCCACGTCGCCTGTCCGGTGCATGAATTCGTCGTCGACAAGAAGAACAAGCTCGTCTCCACCCCGGCCTACATGCTGGCCGGCCGCATCAGCGAAGCGGCCGAGGGGATCGAGAAGACGGTCAAGGCGCTGCTCGAAATGGCGTAA